In Betaproteobacteria bacterium, one genomic interval encodes:
- a CDS encoding tripartite tricarboxylate transporter substrate binding protein, with the protein MKKLLALIAALFTAAAFAQPFPAKAITVIVPFGPGGTTDLMARLLQVEFEKALGTPLIIANKAGAGGAIAMAEVARAGADGYTIAMTTIGPQVLQPTLKKLSYQADSFDYICGTYDVPLMLMVTQDSPFKSLADVITYAKQNPGKLNYGSSGQGTALHITMAALLKKAGVDGLHVPYKSSGEMATGLLGKHVMMFAETPAVATQYQLRPLVLFADKRLDSHSAVPTALESGFDLRGTVWGGLVAPKGLPVDTRNRLVAACAKATTSEGYKTGAARLNSPLVYRDASAFAAFAASEAKAYAVAVREFGLEEK; encoded by the coding sequence TTGAAGAAACTACTCGCGCTGATTGCGGCACTTTTCACGGCGGCTGCTTTCGCGCAGCCATTCCCGGCGAAGGCCATCACGGTGATCGTGCCCTTCGGCCCGGGCGGCACCACGGACCTGATGGCACGGCTGCTGCAAGTCGAGTTTGAGAAGGCACTCGGTACGCCGCTCATCATCGCCAACAAGGCCGGCGCAGGTGGCGCCATTGCGATGGCCGAGGTCGCGCGCGCCGGTGCCGATGGCTATACGATTGCGATGACCACCATCGGCCCACAAGTGTTGCAACCGACGCTGAAAAAACTCAGCTACCAGGCAGACAGTTTCGATTACATTTGCGGCACCTATGACGTTCCGCTGATGTTGATGGTCACCCAGGATTCACCGTTCAAATCACTCGCCGACGTGATTACGTACGCGAAACAGAATCCCGGCAAACTCAACTATGGCTCTTCGGGACAGGGGACCGCGCTACATATCACGATGGCCGCGCTGCTCAAGAAGGCCGGTGTAGACGGATTGCACGTGCCCTACAAGAGTTCCGGCGAAATGGCGACGGGCTTGCTCGGCAAGCACGTGATGATGTTTGCGGAAACGCCAGCCGTCGCGACCCAATACCAATTGCGCCCACTCGTATTATTCGCAGACAAGCGCCTCGATTCGCATTCTGCCGTGCCGACCGCATTGGAGAGTGGCTTTGATTTGCGCGGAACGGTTTGGGGCGGGTTGGTTGCACCGAAAGGATTACCTGTTGACACGCGCAACAGGCTCGTCGCGGCATGCGCCAAAGCAACGACAAGCGAAGGCTACAAAACCGGCGCGGCGCGACTCAATAGTCCACTGGTCTACCGCGATGCGTCGGCGTTTGCCGCATTTGCGGCGAGCGAGGCTAAGGCATACGCCGTGGCGGTTCGCGAGTTTGGGCTGGAAGAGAAGTAA
- a CDS encoding SDR family oxidoreductase: MTAMTTYPSLDNRVVFVSGGGSGIGASLVEHFARQGARVAFCDIDTAASEALVARLAQSCRHAPCYGTCDVRDTRTYQAHLAQVETDLGAIRVLVNNAGNDARHTLAELTPEYWDNCLALNLKHHVFAIQQVAPGMAAAGGGSIINLGSIAWMRGRANLVGYTTAKAGISGLSRTLARELGESNIRVNALVPGAIVTERQEALWRNPDEDRKFIELQCLKFRLEPSHVARTALFLGADDSNGITGQNIIVDAGLAQASVAG; this comes from the coding sequence ATGACTGCCATGACAACTTATCCCAGTCTCGATAACCGTGTCGTGTTCGTATCCGGCGGTGGCTCGGGCATCGGCGCGTCGCTGGTCGAACATTTCGCGCGGCAGGGTGCGCGCGTGGCGTTTTGCGATATCGACACCGCTGCGAGCGAAGCGTTGGTCGCGCGGCTTGCGCAGTCATGCAGGCATGCCCCGTGCTACGGCACCTGCGATGTCCGCGACACCCGCACGTATCAGGCGCATCTTGCGCAAGTCGAGACCGATCTGGGCGCCATCCGCGTGCTGGTCAACAACGCCGGCAACGATGCGCGGCACACGCTCGCGGAACTCACCCCCGAGTACTGGGACAACTGTCTCGCGCTGAACCTGAAACATCACGTATTTGCGATCCAGCAGGTGGCGCCTGGCATGGCGGCGGCCGGCGGCGGTTCGATCATTAACCTGGGCTCGATCGCGTGGATGCGCGGCCGCGCCAACCTGGTCGGCTACACGACGGCAAAGGCGGGCATCTCGGGGCTCTCGCGCACGCTGGCAAGAGAGCTGGGTGAAAGCAATATTCGCGTGAACGCGCTGGTGCCTGGTGCAATCGTCACCGAACGGCAGGAGGCGCTTTGGCGCAACCCCGACGAGGACAGGAAATTTATCGAGCTTCAGTGCCTCAAGTTTCGTCTCGAACCGTCGCACGTGGCGCGCACCGCACTGTTTCTCGGTGCCGACGATTCGAATGGCATCACCGGCCAGAACATCATTGTCGATGCCGGGTTGGCGCAGGCTTCGGTGGCAGGCTAG